A single genomic interval of uncultured Desulfobulbus sp. harbors:
- the cbiB gene encoding adenosylcobinamide-phosphate synthase CbiB, with protein MTMIELLPWLAMPAAFALDSLLGDPRWLPHPIRWMGRAIEVAEPLFRRWFRNELLAGALFALSLILGCWALSFLLVSLAYRVHGLLGFLCETVLLFYCFSAKSLAQAAREIYDSLRAGQVDTARSQVAMIVGRDVERYQADDIARATVETVAENAVDGVISPLFFAALGGVPLALAYKMVNTLDSMVGYKNPRYLLFGRVAARIDDLANMVPARLSVVLIALAAGLVQHTSSRSALSCAWKEGKNHASPNAGYPEAAFAGGLGVQMGGPNYYHGKLVEKPYIGRGLGQVTLEHIPRACRLMRLSSLFACLLAWLGVIALRAFIVLP; from the coding sequence ATGACCATGATCGAACTGCTGCCCTGGCTGGCCATGCCGGCGGCCTTTGCCCTGGATTCCCTGCTCGGAGACCCGCGTTGGCTCCCCCACCCTATCCGCTGGATGGGTCGGGCCATCGAGGTGGCCGAACCCCTGTTCCGCCGATGGTTCCGCAACGAGCTCCTGGCCGGGGCCCTGTTTGCCCTCAGCCTCATCCTCGGTTGCTGGGCACTGAGCTTTTTGCTGGTCAGCCTGGCCTACCGGGTGCATGGCCTGCTCGGTTTTCTTTGCGAAACCGTTCTTCTGTTTTACTGTTTTTCCGCCAAATCCCTGGCCCAGGCCGCCCGGGAAATCTACGACTCGCTACGCGCGGGCCAGGTCGATACCGCCCGCTCCCAGGTGGCGATGATTGTCGGCCGCGATGTCGAGCGCTATCAGGCCGACGATATTGCCCGGGCCACGGTGGAAACCGTGGCGGAAAACGCAGTGGACGGCGTCATCTCGCCCCTGTTTTTTGCGGCCCTTGGCGGCGTGCCCCTGGCCCTTGCCTACAAGATGGTCAACACCCTCGACTCCATGGTGGGCTATAAAAATCCCCGCTACCTCCTCTTTGGCCGGGTTGCAGCCCGCATCGACGATCTGGCCAACATGGTTCCCGCACGCCTGTCCGTGGTGCTCATCGCCCTGGCCGCCGGTCTGGTGCAGCACACCTCCAGCCGCTCCGCACTGAGCTGCGCCTGGAAGGAAGGCAAAAATCACGCAAGCCCCAATGCCGGTTATCCGGAGGCGGCCTTTGCCGGCGGACTGGGCGTGCAGATGGGCGGCCCCAACTACTACCACGGCAAGCTGGTGGAGAAGCCCTATATCGGCCGCGGACTGGGACAAGTCACCCTGGAGCATATCCCCCGGGCCTGCCGGCTGATGCGTCTATCGTCGCTCTTTGCCTGCCTGCTTGCCTGGCTGGGGGTGATTGCCCTACGGGCATTCATTGTTCTTCCCTAA
- a CDS encoding aminotransferase class I/II-fold pyridoxal phosphate-dependent enzyme, with the protein MIEGHGGNVFALAKELGCTAEEITDMSSNINPLGTMPGLIDHLREHLERIRVLPEVDGRAAIEAASSLLDVAPERILAGGGTTQFIYTACAALEAKKVLIVGPTYADYTDGCRVHGITPDFFLTRPEDGFLPQMDALDRTLSQVDTVFLCNPDNPTGQIIDHQDLLQLCNAHPQVRFVIDESYLPFAPALQTQSMTGCGLENVIVLWSVSKIFGMPGLRAGFLVADQTVVNNFGRFMQPWCVNSLAQEALIFLGNHLAEVAAFIEKTRDYLDRESALFHERLSSARLRIFPSVASYFLLRLEAHTTASTVCAQLGRERFLIRNCANFHGLDEQYIRIALKDAATNEAVCRHLLTAVGAREL; encoded by the coding sequence ATGATTGAGGGACACGGCGGCAACGTCTTCGCCCTGGCCAAGGAGCTGGGCTGTACGGCCGAAGAGATCACCGATATGAGCAGCAACATCAATCCCCTGGGCACCATGCCCGGATTGATTGACCATCTTCGCGAGCATTTGGAGCGGATTCGGGTCCTGCCCGAGGTCGATGGCCGGGCCGCCATTGAGGCCGCCTCCAGTCTGCTTGACGTGGCACCGGAGCGAATTCTTGCCGGCGGCGGCACCACCCAGTTCATCTACACCGCCTGCGCGGCCCTGGAGGCGAAAAAAGTCCTGATCGTCGGCCCGACCTATGCCGATTACACCGATGGCTGCCGCGTCCACGGGATTACCCCGGATTTTTTTCTCACCAGGCCAGAAGACGGTTTTCTTCCGCAGATGGATGCCCTGGATCGCACCCTGTCGCAGGTGGACACCGTCTTTCTCTGCAATCCCGACAACCCCACCGGCCAGATCATCGACCACCAGGACCTGTTGCAGCTCTGTAATGCCCATCCCCAGGTCCGCTTCGTCATCGATGAATCCTACCTCCCCTTTGCCCCGGCCCTGCAGACGCAAAGCATGACCGGCTGCGGCCTTGAAAACGTGATTGTGCTCTGGTCGGTGTCGAAAATTTTCGGCATGCCAGGACTGCGGGCCGGATTCCTGGTGGCCGATCAGACCGTGGTCAACAACTTTGGCCGCTTCATGCAGCCCTGGTGCGTCAACAGCCTCGCCCAGGAGGCCCTTATCTTTTTGGGCAACCACCTTGCGGAGGTTGCCGCCTTTATCGAAAAGACCCGAGACTATCTGGACCGGGAGAGCGCCCTCTTTCACGAGCGGCTCAGTTCGGCACGGCTCAGGATCTTTCCCTCGGTGGCCTCCTACTTTCTCCTCCGACTCGAAGCTCACACCACCGCGTCCACGGTCTGTGCCCAGCTGGGCCGTGAGCGTTTTCTCATTCGCAACTGCGCCAACTTTCACGGCCTTGACGAGCAGTATATCCGCATAGCGCTCAAGGATGCAGCCACCAACGAGGCCGTCTGCCGCCACCTGCTCACCGCGGTGGGCGCACGGGAGCTGTAA
- a CDS encoding cobyric acid synthase, protein MSNKAACLAVFGTGSDVGKSVVTTALCRIFANYGLKVAPYKAQNMSNNSGVTPEGLEMGRAQIVQAEAARIPPHCDMNPVLLKPVSDVGSQVVLNGTAWIDASSQDYYRKKEYLFGQSIDALERLRAENDLIIMEGAGSCAEVNLMDNDIVNLRMAARAEAPVILVADIDRGGVFAQIVGTLACISPAQQELISGFVINRFRGDIALFKKGVEWIEERTAKPVYGVLPWFKHFRIEAEDAVVIENAPRFHPAAATEPTIGVLRLPHISNFTDFDPLATLPGCRLVYLQQPQDLSQMAAVILPGSKSTCSDLQWLVDSGWQLQLLRYKEGGGHILGICGGYQMLGTWVHDPDGIEGKPGSTEGLGLLPVETVLKAPKTTTLTDFTWQSIGGRGYEIHMGRTDPPREFGLVTVQRRNGVECNDFDGCRSEDGRVIGTYMHGLFDTPAITGLWLEGIGLGHITVDTLHGPAARDLAYEQLAEHAANHLDLEKIIALLPPDLQQRLQR, encoded by the coding sequence ATGTCGAACAAAGCAGCCTGCCTTGCCGTCTTTGGGACCGGCTCGGATGTGGGCAAAAGCGTTGTCACCACTGCGCTCTGCCGCATTTTTGCCAATTACGGCCTGAAGGTCGCCCCCTACAAGGCACAAAACATGTCCAACAACTCCGGCGTCACCCCGGAAGGATTGGAGATGGGGCGGGCGCAGATCGTCCAGGCCGAGGCGGCCCGCATCCCTCCCCACTGCGACATGAATCCGGTGCTGCTCAAGCCGGTCAGCGATGTCGGCTCCCAGGTGGTCCTCAACGGCACGGCCTGGATCGATGCCTCGTCCCAGGATTACTACCGCAAAAAAGAGTACCTCTTTGGCCAGAGCATCGACGCGCTGGAGCGATTGCGGGCGGAAAACGACCTCATCATTATGGAAGGGGCCGGATCCTGTGCCGAGGTCAATCTCATGGACAACGATATCGTCAATCTGCGCATGGCCGCACGGGCAGAGGCACCGGTCATCCTTGTGGCCGATATCGACCGGGGTGGCGTCTTTGCCCAGATTGTCGGCACACTGGCCTGCATCTCGCCTGCGCAGCAGGAGTTGATCAGCGGCTTTGTCATCAACCGATTTCGCGGAGACATCGCCCTATTCAAGAAGGGCGTCGAATGGATTGAAGAGCGCACCGCCAAGCCGGTCTATGGGGTCCTGCCCTGGTTCAAGCATTTCCGCATCGAGGCCGAAGACGCGGTGGTCATTGAAAACGCCCCCCGTTTTCATCCCGCCGCTGCGACCGAGCCCACGATTGGCGTGCTCCGCCTGCCCCACATCTCCAACTTCACCGATTTCGATCCCCTGGCCACCCTGCCCGGCTGTCGCCTGGTCTACCTGCAGCAACCGCAGGATCTCTCGCAGATGGCGGCCGTCATCCTCCCCGGCTCCAAAAGCACCTGCTCGGACCTGCAGTGGTTGGTGGACAGCGGCTGGCAACTGCAACTGCTGCGCTACAAAGAGGGCGGCGGGCATATCCTCGGGATCTGCGGCGGCTACCAGATGCTGGGCACCTGGGTGCACGATCCGGACGGGATCGAAGGCAAGCCCGGCTCCACCGAGGGACTGGGACTCCTGCCGGTGGAAACCGTGCTCAAGGCCCCCAAGACCACAACACTGACCGATTTCACCTGGCAGTCCATCGGAGGCAGGGGCTATGAGATTCACATGGGCCGGACCGATCCCCCGCGAGAGTTCGGCTTGGTCACGGTCCAGCGACGGAACGGGGTGGAATGCAACGATTTCGACGGTTGCCGCAGTGAGGACGGGCGGGTTATCGGCACCTACATGCACGGCCTGTTCGACACCCCGGCCATCACCGGTCTTTGGCTCGAGGGCATCGGCCTGGGCCATATCACCGTCGACACCCTCCATGGCCCGGCCGCACGCGACCTGGCCTATGAACAGCTGGCCGAGCATGCGGCCAACCACCTTGATCTGGAAAAAATCATCGCCCTGCTGCCACCCGATCTGCAGCAACGGCTGCAAAGGTGA
- the dnaA gene encoding chromosomal replication initiator protein DnaA gives MLWNTIRTSLHASLSESEFGLWIKPLECRRDDDQVLELAGPDRFFCAWVEDRYLELIRTKAQELGAVANVRLQVAAQPPLQCESDKGGQLRLPGMTSAAPRYRSLHPAYTFDQFMVGESNILARSACHALATGDSTFGHCLFVNSTTGLGKSHLTQAVVHQVLRSAPSTRLQYLTAQQFSAEMVKSIRSNKMEQFSKRYINDCDMLLVEDVHTLTGKNKTQEELNTILDYLIKSGRRVILTSAVAPTKLAGLDEDFRSRMTSGLVTGIQSPDYETRARIIRHKMQSNGLGTDEDLVGFMAESLQGDIRRMESAVMGIKAKSCLHNAPPDLSMVREVIYNLIGGSAEISAETIRELIGRQFQVSVEELRSRSRKRAITFPRQVGMYLTRKYTDKSLADIGSLYNRDHSTVLYAIKAITKDMSQQTAVREQVELLCNKLKN, from the coding sequence ATGCTCTGGAACACGATTAGAACCTCACTGCACGCCAGCTTATCGGAAAGCGAATTCGGCCTGTGGATCAAACCGCTGGAGTGCCGGCGGGACGACGATCAGGTATTGGAACTCGCCGGACCGGACCGCTTCTTCTGTGCCTGGGTAGAGGATCGCTATCTTGAGCTTATTCGTACCAAGGCACAGGAGTTGGGAGCCGTTGCCAATGTCCGTTTACAGGTGGCTGCACAGCCGCCGTTGCAATGTGAGAGCGATAAAGGGGGACAGCTGCGTCTGCCCGGCATGACCAGTGCCGCCCCACGCTATCGTTCCCTGCACCCAGCCTACACCTTTGACCAGTTCATGGTCGGCGAGTCCAACATCCTCGCCCGTTCTGCCTGCCATGCCTTGGCTACCGGCGATTCTACCTTTGGTCACTGCCTTTTTGTCAACAGCACCACCGGCCTGGGAAAAAGTCATCTCACCCAGGCGGTCGTCCATCAGGTGCTGCGGTCTGCCCCTTCCACCCGTCTCCAGTATTTGACGGCCCAGCAGTTTTCCGCGGAAATGGTCAAGTCCATTCGCTCCAACAAGATGGAGCAGTTTTCCAAGAGATACATCAACGATTGCGACATGCTGTTGGTTGAGGATGTGCATACCCTCACCGGTAAGAACAAGACCCAGGAAGAACTGAACACCATCCTCGACTACCTGATCAAGTCCGGACGGCGGGTCATTCTCACCTCGGCGGTGGCGCCGACCAAACTCGCCGGCCTGGACGAGGATTTCCGCAGCCGCATGACCTCCGGCCTGGTCACCGGCATTCAGTCGCCGGATTACGAAACCCGGGCGCGGATCATCCGCCATAAGATGCAGTCCAATGGCCTGGGCACGGATGAAGATCTGGTTGGTTTCATGGCAGAAAGCCTGCAGGGGGATATCCGCCGCATGGAGAGTGCGGTCATGGGGATCAAGGCCAAGTCCTGTCTTCATAATGCACCGCCGGATCTGAGTATGGTGCGCGAGGTCATCTACAACCTGATCGGCGGTTCGGCCGAGATCTCCGCGGAGACCATCCGCGAGTTGATCGGCCGCCAGTTCCAGGTCAGCGTCGAGGAGTTGCGTTCCCGTTCCCGCAAACGGGCCATCACCTTTCCCCGTCAGGTGGGCATGTATTTGACCCGTAAGTACACCGACAAGTCGCTTGCCGATATCGGCAGCCTCTACAACCGCGATCACTCCACCGTGCTCTACGCCATCAAGGCCATCACCAAGGACATGTCCCAGCAGACAGCGGTCCGTGAGCAGGTCGAGCTGTTGTGCAATAAACTGAAGAATTAA
- the hemG gene encoding protoporphyrinogen oxidase, whose translation MNASQLDVLLVGAGLSGLSTAAFLKNLHPEINLLLLEQEERAGGAMASFADQGFQAEWGPHGFLDNCAESRELIELAGLQPELTTASLGKFVRYLCLDGRLTCIPQSPLKILRAPLISWGEKLRVLADLWKAPLAGEPSVAQWVAHRFGPALVPFADAVFTGTYAGDIEHLSIDAVMPGVRELERRHGSVIRGLLAKMRSGKTAGKDSKRGMPAMVSFTRGMTMLPDRLAGQLRAREELRTSCAVTALERCADGWRVLIEGETLECRHLVLALPVNRSLSLITAALPGQPPPQTVLPEARILSVLMGFDDTAKIPFGFGYLAPEKEGRFALGALFSSHMFPGRAPQGCQLLEALVGGRRHPEKLELSDEALIDQVYQDLSQLMELPPPLYTKVLRPSAGIPQLEAGYTRLLAWRDDIHHSHPNLHLCGFGWNGIGINDMVKEARKVAERIGSGSLRESAPEVKPVYF comes from the coding sequence ATGAACGCGTCACAGCTTGATGTCCTCCTTGTTGGTGCCGGCCTCTCCGGCCTGAGCACTGCCGCCTTTCTTAAAAATCTTCATCCCGAGATCAACCTGCTGCTTCTGGAGCAGGAAGAACGCGCCGGTGGCGCCATGGCCAGTTTTGCCGACCAGGGCTTTCAGGCCGAATGGGGGCCGCACGGATTTCTCGACAACTGCGCCGAGAGCCGGGAGCTGATAGAACTTGCCGGCCTCCAGCCCGAGCTGACCACCGCCTCCCTGGGGAAGTTTGTCCGCTACCTCTGTTTAGATGGCCGTCTTACCTGTATTCCGCAATCACCGCTGAAAATCCTGCGGGCACCGTTGATCTCCTGGGGAGAAAAACTGCGGGTTCTGGCTGATCTGTGGAAAGCGCCGCTCGCTGGTGAGCCCTCGGTCGCCCAGTGGGTGGCCCATCGTTTCGGCCCGGCCCTGGTGCCCTTTGCCGATGCGGTGTTCACCGGAACCTATGCCGGTGACATCGAGCACCTGTCCATCGATGCGGTCATGCCGGGCGTGCGGGAATTGGAACGGCGCCACGGCTCGGTGATTCGCGGCCTACTGGCCAAGATGCGGAGCGGGAAAACTGCGGGCAAGGACAGCAAAAGAGGTATGCCGGCCATGGTCAGCTTTACAAGAGGGATGACCATGCTGCCGGATCGGCTGGCGGGACAACTGCGTGCACGGGAAGAACTTCGCACCTCCTGCGCGGTGACGGCGCTGGAGCGATGCGCAGACGGCTGGCGGGTCCTCATCGAGGGCGAGACCCTGGAATGCCGCCATCTGGTGCTGGCCTTGCCGGTCAATCGCAGCCTCAGCCTGATCACCGCAGCCCTGCCCGGCCAGCCGCCGCCGCAGACCGTTCTCCCTGAGGCCCGGATCCTCTCGGTGCTGATGGGCTTTGACGATACCGCCAAGATCCCCTTTGGCTTTGGCTACCTGGCCCCGGAAAAGGAAGGCCGCTTTGCCCTGGGTGCCCTGTTCTCCTCGCACATGTTCCCCGGCCGGGCACCGCAGGGCTGCCAGCTGCTGGAGGCCTTGGTGGGGGGGCGGCGTCATCCGGAAAAATTGGAGCTGAGCGACGAGGCCCTGATCGATCAGGTCTATCAGGATCTGAGCCAGTTGATGGAACTGCCGCCACCACTCTACACCAAGGTCCTGCGCCCGAGCGCGGGTATTCCCCAGTTGGAGGCGGGCTACACTCGCCTGCTGGCCTGGCGTGACGATATCCACCACAGCCATCCCAACCTCCATCTCTGCGGATTCGGCTGGAACGGTATCGGCATCAACGATATGGTCAAGGAGGCACGCAAGGTTGCCGAGCGCATCGGTTCGGGCAGTTTGCGCGAGTCCGCCCCCGAAGTGAAACCCGTCTACTTCTAA
- the htpG gene encoding molecular chaperone HtpG, which produces MTEAQVETKQFQAETRKVLDIVINSLYTERDIFVRELVSNAADALEKFRHQSLVEKVEFDAHVPLEISIDCDDKKHTLTIADSGIGMTREELETNLGTIAHSGSQHFFEELAEAAKKDVNLIGQFGVGFYSVFMAAKAVRVQTRSWSGEEGWEWASDGGGTYTISPCPGLHRGTKIIIELKDDAETYSSKFTIERIVQQYSTFVPFPVKVEGKKVNTVQAIWTRSKSEITDEEYTEFYKFIATAVDEPMYRLHFSADAPLAINALVYVPKENFEVLGMGRMQPGVNLYCQKVLIDQHSENILPEWLRFLKGVVDSEDLPLNISRQSLQDNAMVTKLRRVVTKRVIKFLVEEAKNDSDKYLEFWKTFGLFLKEGVTSDFEHRTELAKLLRFESSTGEPGKMISLDDYVGRMREGQDKIYYINGPSREAIEYGPYVEMFKKRGVEIFYTLEPIDDFVLNHLGEYDGKKLVSADRADLALPETGETAPEPETTESGEPLDSKSIEALCTWMKEVLGERIQEVKSSTRLVDSPAMIVNVDGYMTSSMERILKASGQTEAFGMGSKKDMEINGKSPLIKQLAELKESDGEFAKDVVEQLYDNAMIQAGLMVDPMVMVKRNYRILERAAGGKP; this is translated from the coding sequence ATGACAGAAGCACAGGTTGAAACCAAGCAGTTTCAGGCGGAGACCAGAAAGGTCCTGGATATCGTCATTAACTCTCTTTACACCGAGCGTGACATCTTTGTGCGTGAGCTTGTCTCCAATGCCGCGGACGCACTGGAGAAATTCCGTCATCAGAGCTTGGTCGAGAAGGTCGAGTTCGATGCCCATGTCCCCCTGGAGATCTCCATCGACTGTGATGACAAGAAGCACACCCTGACCATTGCCGACTCCGGTATCGGTATGACCCGGGAAGAGTTGGAAACCAATCTCGGCACCATTGCACACTCCGGATCGCAGCATTTTTTCGAAGAACTGGCCGAGGCCGCCAAAAAGGACGTCAACCTGATCGGCCAGTTCGGTGTCGGTTTCTACTCGGTGTTCATGGCTGCCAAGGCGGTGCGGGTGCAGACCCGCTCCTGGAGCGGCGAAGAGGGCTGGGAGTGGGCTTCCGACGGCGGCGGCACCTACACCATCAGCCCCTGTCCGGGCTTGCACCGCGGCACCAAGATCATCATCGAGCTCAAGGATGATGCCGAAACCTATTCCTCCAAATTCACCATCGAGCGCATCGTCCAACAGTATTCCACCTTTGTTCCCTTCCCGGTCAAGGTCGAAGGCAAAAAGGTCAACACGGTGCAGGCCATCTGGACCCGTTCCAAGAGCGAAATCACCGACGAGGAGTACACCGAATTCTACAAGTTCATCGCCACGGCAGTGGATGAACCCATGTACCGGCTCCACTTTTCCGCCGATGCTCCACTGGCGATCAATGCCCTGGTCTATGTGCCCAAGGAAAATTTCGAAGTGCTCGGCATGGGGCGAATGCAGCCCGGAGTGAACCTCTACTGCCAGAAGGTGCTCATCGACCAGCACAGCGAAAATATCCTGCCCGAGTGGCTGCGGTTCTTGAAGGGTGTGGTCGATTCCGAAGACCTGCCGCTCAACATCTCCCGCCAGTCGCTGCAGGACAATGCCATGGTCACCAAGCTGCGGCGCGTGGTCACCAAGCGGGTGATCAAATTCCTGGTTGAAGAGGCGAAGAACGACAGCGACAAGTACCTCGAGTTCTGGAAGACCTTTGGCCTGTTCCTCAAGGAGGGCGTGACCTCGGATTTCGAGCACCGCACCGAGCTGGCCAAGCTGCTGCGCTTTGAGTCCTCTACCGGCGAACCCGGCAAGATGATCTCCCTGGACGACTATGTCGGCCGCATGCGCGAGGGCCAGGACAAGATCTACTACATCAACGGCCCCAGCCGCGAGGCGATCGAATACGGCCCCTATGTGGAGATGTTCAAGAAACGGGGCGTGGAAATTTTCTACACCCTGGAGCCGATCGACGACTTCGTGCTCAACCATCTGGGCGAGTACGACGGCAAGAAACTGGTCTCCGCCGACCGTGCCGACCTGGCCCTGCCGGAAACCGGCGAGACCGCTCCGGAGCCCGAAACCACGGAGAGCGGTGAGCCCCTGGACAGCAAGAGCATCGAGGCCCTGTGCACCTGGATGAAAGAGGTCCTGGGCGAGCGCATCCAGGAGGTGAAGTCCTCGACCCGCCTGGTGGACAGCCCGGCGATGATCGTCAACGTCGACGGTTACATGACTTCGTCCATGGAGCGGATCCTCAAGGCCTCCGGTCAGACCGAGGCCTTTGGCATGGGCTCCAAGAAAGATATGGAGATCAACGGCAAGAGCCCGCTGATCAAGCAGCTTGCCGAGCTCAAGGAGAGCGATGGAGAGTTCGCCAAGGACGTGGTCGAGCAGCTCTACGACAACGCCATGATCCAGGCCGGCCTCATGGTCGACCCCATGGTGATGGTCAAGCGCAACTACCGCATCCTCGAGCGGGCTGCCGGCGGCAAGCCCTGA